A single window of Chloracidobacterium thermophilum B DNA harbors:
- the mreC gene encoding rod shape-determining protein MreC, with protein MPSPLQKLDPARRVALLVAGLLLAQFLLMSLHARARTLGQSLPRVALLTVLQPLQKASDAVITTVVSAWKGYVDLRGVYAANQRLQAENDRLRRLLVEREREALDGQRLRELLALKQSAPAPTVVANVIGGDGTPWFRQILLDKGSLDGVLINAPVVTPQGLVGRVVAVGPNVAVVQTIADGQAGLGATLAVSRVNGELRGQNQPLCRLDNVSGLTDVSEGEMVLTSGLDGVYPKGLIIGTVETVERGSGAGLHRIQVRPAAPLERLEEVAILPPTIRVTVSDLLRPSPTAKQPSKSK; from the coding sequence TTGCCCTCTCCATTGCAGAAGCTCGACCCGGCGCGCCGGGTTGCCTTGCTCGTGGCCGGTTTGCTTCTGGCGCAGTTTCTGCTGATGTCCCTCCATGCCCGTGCCCGTACCCTCGGACAAAGCCTGCCGCGGGTGGCGCTTCTGACGGTACTCCAGCCGCTCCAGAAGGCGTCTGATGCCGTGATCACAACGGTGGTATCCGCCTGGAAGGGATATGTGGACCTACGCGGGGTCTATGCCGCCAACCAGCGTTTGCAGGCCGAAAATGATCGCCTGCGGCGGCTGCTGGTGGAGCGCGAGCGCGAGGCGTTGGACGGGCAGCGGTTGCGCGAACTGCTGGCCCTGAAGCAGTCTGCGCCGGCGCCGACGGTTGTGGCCAATGTCATTGGTGGCGACGGCACTCCGTGGTTCCGGCAAATCCTGCTCGACAAAGGCTCGCTGGATGGGGTGCTCATCAATGCACCGGTCGTCACGCCCCAGGGGCTGGTCGGGCGGGTGGTGGCCGTCGGCCCAAACGTGGCCGTGGTACAGACCATTGCCGACGGGCAGGCCGGACTGGGTGCGACCCTGGCCGTATCACGGGTGAATGGCGAACTGCGCGGGCAGAATCAGCCGCTGTGCCGGTTGGATAATGTCTCCGGCCTGACAGATGTCAGCGAAGGCGAGATGGTACTCACAAGCGGTCTCGACGGTGTGTATCCGAAGGGACTTATCATCGGTACTGTGGAGACGGTCGAACGTGGCTCCGGTGCCGGACTCCACCGCATCCAGGTGCGCCCGGCGGCTCCTCTGGAGCGCCTGGAAGAAGTGGCCATTCTCCCTCCGACCATTCGGGTAACGGTTTCAGACCTCCTGCGCCCCTCGCCCACAGCCAAGCAGCCATCCAAAAGTAAATGA
- a CDS encoding rod shape-determining protein: MKLRSIFNYFSNDLAIDLGTANTLVYAKGRGVVVSEPSIVAINKITHQVEAVGKEAKEMIGRTPGNIVAIRPMKDGVIADFEVTEKMLQHFIRRAHNGKSWVSPRVVIGVPGEITQVELRAVEDAAYRARAAEVYLVEEAMAAAIGAGLPITEPYGNMIVDIGGGTTDIAVISLSGIVYSRAVRVAGNELDEAIAQFIKRKYNLLIGERTAEQVKIELGSAYRLEERLTMEIRGRDLIEGIPKTITISDEEVREAMAEPIATIVNAVRVALERTPPELSADIADRGIVLTGGGALLKGLDKLLMKETRVPVTLAENPLSSVVLGTGKMLGDFELLKRVSLGGAYAKHMIAN; encoded by the coding sequence ATGAAACTGCGTTCTATCTTCAACTACTTTTCCAATGACCTGGCGATTGACCTGGGAACGGCCAACACGCTGGTGTATGCCAAAGGCCGTGGGGTTGTTGTCAGTGAGCCATCCATTGTCGCCATCAACAAGATCACCCACCAGGTTGAGGCCGTTGGTAAGGAAGCCAAGGAAATGATTGGGCGGACGCCGGGGAACATCGTGGCGATTCGCCCGATGAAAGATGGCGTTATCGCCGATTTTGAAGTGACCGAGAAAATGCTCCAGCACTTCATCCGGCGTGCGCACAACGGGAAGTCGTGGGTGTCGCCACGGGTGGTCATCGGCGTGCCGGGTGAGATTACCCAAGTTGAACTGCGGGCGGTTGAAGATGCTGCTTACCGGGCGCGGGCAGCGGAGGTGTATCTGGTCGAGGAAGCCATGGCCGCGGCCATTGGCGCAGGGCTGCCCATCACCGAACCATACGGCAACATGATTGTGGACATCGGCGGCGGTACAACCGACATTGCCGTGATTTCGCTTTCCGGCATTGTGTATTCCCGTGCCGTGCGGGTGGCAGGCAACGAACTCGACGAAGCCATCGCCCAGTTCATCAAGCGCAAGTACAACCTGCTCATCGGCGAACGGACGGCCGAGCAGGTCAAAATCGAGTTGGGGTCGGCGTACCGTTTGGAAGAGCGTCTCACGATGGAGATTCGCGGACGTGACCTTATCGAGGGGATTCCCAAAACGATCACGATTTCTGACGAGGAAGTGCGTGAGGCCATGGCGGAGCCGATTGCTACCATCGTCAACGCGGTGCGGGTGGCGCTGGAACGAACGCCACCGGAACTCTCAGCCGATATTGCCGACCGGGGGATTGTCCTGACCGGTGGTGGAGCGTTGCTCAAGGGCCTTGACAAACTTCTGATGAAGGAAACGCGCGTTCCTGTGACCCTGGCTGAAAACCCGCTGTCGTCCGTTGTGCTTGGCACCGGCAAGATGTTGGGTGACTTTGAGCTGCTCAAACGGGTGAGTCTGGGAGGCGCTTACGCCAAGCACATGATTGCCAACTGA